The Lolium rigidum isolate FL_2022 chromosome 2, APGP_CSIRO_Lrig_0.1, whole genome shotgun sequence genomic interval aagtttgactttggCCAAAcccaaaatgtgaagtaaatagaAACGGAAGGATTATttgtttgaatagcaaaaataatatatatatcgaTCTGCGATGACATAATTATTTAAAGAAAGCCACCAGTGGTTAACAGGCATGATCAAGTGTTAGCTCGATTTGTGGTGACATATGAAGTCGAACGAGATGCCTTTTTGTTCAATCCATGAGCTTGgtgtatatctttttttttttttgcgaggtaTATCTATTTGTGGCTTGTACTTCCTTTGCGTATTTCTTTCCTTTTTAATCTACTTCACATATGAACATGTTATTTTCtttttcacgtgctccttgagcgGTCTCCTTTGCATTAGCACAGCCTCACGTGGATAGAGAACTCTGCATATAGAAAATCCTAAAAGAAATTTAAAAACCAATTGTCTTGTGCGTCTGCGCTTATATATATGCAAAGGATACCAACCTCAGGAGTGTGTGAAAATAACATGTTCATATATGTAAATCAGattaaaaaagaaagaaacaccGAAAGAAAAAGTACAAGCCAGAAAAGGATATATTATGATCACACATTAAACTGAAAGACATCTTGTTTGATTTCACATGTCACAATCATACTAGATCCTGCAGCTTAACAATTTGGCAATTACGTATCTGAAAATTATGGTTGACCAGATCGATACATAATTTCTTGGGTATTCAGAAAGTACCCATGATTAACTGTGGGCCCGACCCTTCATTAAATTCGTCCTCGTTTAGACATCTGACAGCTAAATGTGTTGATCATCGTCTCGCTGTCTCATGAATTCTCTAGCTTATACGTGATGAGATGGGAACATGAGTCACGAGATAAGGATCTCAATTCTCAACTCCTTTCACATCTCAATTCTTCTCCTCCATCCCCTATATAGACAGATGACCCCAAAAGTTCTAGACAGATCTACCTAGCTACCTACGCAGAgcaaacattttgagaggtgagaGGGTCCAAAGGTTTAAGGGTAGGCGGCAATGGCACCGCGGCGGCCGAGAGGTACGGGGCGGAAGAAGATCGAGATCCGGCCCATCGAGAGCGAGGCGGCGCGGCAGGTATGCTTCTCCAAGCGCCGCACGGGGCTGTTCAAAAAGGTGAGCGAGCTGTCCACCCTATGCGGCGCCGAGGTGGCCGCTGTCGTCTTCTCCCCAGGAGGCAAGGTCTTCTCCATAGGCCACCCTTCCGTCGACTCCGTCCTCGACCGCTTCCGCACCTCCTACTCTTCCGAGGCTCAGaccgtggcggcggtggacggcggCGCCGGTGACCGGAACCCGGCGCAGGCGGAGCTGAACCAGAAGCTTGACGAGCTGCAAGCGCAGCTGGCCGCGATCAAGGCGCGAAACAAGGCCATCGATGAGTTCTTGGATAAGGCGCGCGCCGAGGGGTGCCAGGCGGCGGCGTGGCTGGAGCAGGCCAACGACGTGAGCCAGATGAAGGAGGAGGACCGGGCTGCCTTCGCGGCCGCGCTGGCGAAGCTGCGCGCGGACGTGGCGGTGCGCTGCGACCAGGTTCTCCGGGATGTGCTGCCCGTTGGCCGTActgtgggtggcggcggcgagttTGAGCTCGGTGGCACCAGCGCGAGCGGCGGGATGGAGATGACGCAACATCagctgatgatggagttggtacaGCAGCAGGGGAAGCAACAGCAacagatgatgatggagatgccgCCGCCTCCACAAACGGGGTTCGTCGACGCTGGAATGGAGCAGCAGCATCAGATGATGATGGGGATGTTGCCACCGCCGCCAGTGCTGGGGTTTGACACCGGAATGGAGACGGTAAATCAGGGGTTTGGGCCGCACGGCTTCCCCCAGAGAGGACACGATGAGATCGAACCCGACACCAGTCGTACCTAGTCCGGTTCTATTCATTCTTCCGATGGCGATGCGTGCATTTGTTGGAAAGAGATCGAACGCTAGCTTCGATCTTGCACCTTCATAGATTGTCTGTTATATATGCATCGTGCAAGTAGGTGTTATGTATCATCTATCTGGgtgaaagaaatattattatggcTTGTTACAGTGTATGTCTTTTTATACCGTTTCTCCCTGTTGCAGTGCATCAACATGGCACCTGTTGTAGCATTGCACCAAATTAATGAAAATTCCAACCTCCTTTTTACTTGCTCTGCGCAGAAAAGGTGCCCTTTCGTGGGAGACCGTACCATTCCTTTtgttttgaaacaagtttcgtgggaGACCAATCACAATAAACGCACACTCcatgtaatttttttttccaGCGGCCATTTTATTTTGTTGTCTACGCAATACTAATTAAGAACTGTTGGATAGGCGCCTAGTACGTTCTGAACCAGTGTTAAACTGTTAAAACATTAAGCCGAAAAGAACATATGTCATTATCACATTTTGCGAATGTTTCCAACAAATGCCCCTTTTATTCTGTGCAAAATCTTTCGAAGACCGGCTTATGATGCGAGAACTAGAATCAATACGACAACTCTCATGTCAGCCATAGAATTTATCTTAGTAAAATATGGATTTTACTTTATTTGGAAAAAATGGTGCAAAGCAAGTACTGCCGGCATTAACCGATGCAGCATAACAtatgaagaaaataaaaacatgaatgTATGCGGTTCGTACAAATAAACTTCAATGTGCACACACAGTCACACAAACACATACACTAAAATTAGGGTAGATAAAGAAACTAAGGTAGATCGATCAAAGCTAGCGTGTTGGATTCCTATTAGAAAAATAATTATATACCTCTTTCCTCCTTAAACTATTGACTTGGCTTAACTTCTTATCATAGTGTTATTTTGCCCATTTAAACCCCACACAATCATATACAGAGCATCTTGCCCCTCGGCTCTTTGCATCAATATTTGACTTGGCTAACTTTGCATAATTTTTTTCCTCCAATAAACCAATTACAAGTATAATTAATTTGGGGAGCTCCTTTTCGAATACTTTAGGAACATAAGTGTGCAATAGTTCAGAAGGCAGCAGTTAAACATAGACTTTTTCCACATGGAAAATGATTTCAGCAATGACACATGCTAATCTAGCCGGACCGGAACAACTATAGATAAGTTGGCCATCAAGGATTGAAGCGCGCGAATGGTTGATGGTAATAGACAATAGGTTGCGTGAAGCGATTAAATTTATGCTAACTGATGTGCTAGTGTACATTGGGAGTGGATTGCTAGATTCCTAAAGAATTTATGCATGGTTTGGAGCTTAATActtcctccataccggattaatgggcaattatgcaatttgagaaacaagtttgactacaaatttggtcaacgaaatatgagatatatgccacaaaaattataccattgaattcgtattcaaaaaatgtttccAATAATATATTTTTTCTGATGTAtgtcttatattttgttgactaaattactagtcaaacttgtttctcgaagtACGTAATTGCCTATTAATCAGGCATGGAGGGCGTACATACTACCtacattttttaaaataaaggCATAATTTTTTGAAAGTTAAACTGTgtaaaatttgactaactttctgAAAAAATATTGACATATACAATATAAAATCAATATCGTTGGATACATgatgaaatatattttaatacgatgtctgatggcgtgtatttcacacgttcgttgggcaaccccaagaggaaggtatgatgcgcacagcagcaagttttccctcagaaagaaaccaaggtttatcgaaccaggaggagccaagaagcacgttgaaggttgatggcggcggtatgtagtgcggcgcaacaccggggattccggcgccaacgtggaacctgcacaacacaaccaaagtactttgccccaacgaaacagtgaggttgtcaatctcaccggcttgctgtaacaaaggattaaccgtattgtgtggaagatgattgtttgcagagaaaacagtaaaacaagtattgcagcagatttgtatttcagtattaaagaatggaccggggtccacagttcactagaggtgtctctcccataagataaaagcatgttgggtgaacaaattacagtcgggcaattgacaaatagagagggcataacaatgcacatacatgtcatgataagtatagtgagatttaattgggcattacaacaaagtacatagaccgccatccaactgcatctatgcctaaaaagtccaccttcgaggttatcgtccgaaccccttccggtattaagttgcaaagcaacagcacaattgcattaagtatggtgcgtaatgtaatcaacaactacatcctcggacatagcgccaatgttttatccctagtggcaacaagcacaacacaaccttagaacttttcgtcactcgtccaggtgtcaatgcaagcatgaacccactatcgagcataaatactccctcttggagttaagagcaaaaacttggccagagcctctactagtaacggagagcatgcaagatcataaacaacacatatgtaataacttgataattaacataacatggtattctctatccatcggatcccgacaaacacaacatagagtattacggatagatgatcttgatcatgttaggcagctcacaagatccaacaatgaagcacaatgaggagaagacaaccatctagctactgctatggacccatagtccaggggtgaactactcactcatcactccggaggtgaccatggcggtgtagagtcctccgggagatgaatcccctctccggcagggtgccggaggagatctccagaatcccccgagatgggatcggcggcggcggcgtctcagtaaggttttccgtatcgtggtttttcgcatcagggtttcgcgacggaggctttaagtaggcggaagggcggagtcgggggccgacgaggggcccacaccacggggaggcgcgggccccccttggccgcgccgccatgtggtccggccacctcgtggccccacttcgtatgctcttcggtcttccggaaggttcgtggcaaaataggcccccgggtcttcgtttcgtccaattccgagaatatttcgttactaggacttcgaaaccaaaaacagcagaaaacaaagaatcgacacttcggcatcttgttaataggttagttccagaaaatgcacgaatatgacataaagtgtgcataaaacatgtaggtatcatcaataatatgacatagaacataagaaattatcgatacgtcggagacgtatcaatgtctaCCTAGTAGTATAGCGTGGATTTTGTTTTCTAAAAACTTGGTCCAACTTTATATTATTTTACTCTTGAAAAGAGTTGTAGGCATCTCCCTTTGGGTCCAACTCTCGGAATTCACTCTTCATGAGGACGTTGAAGATGAAATCACTTGGAACCTCACCGACAATGGCCAATATTCATCTACCTCCGCCTACCGTGCTCAATTCTTTGGAGCTACATCATCCGCGATCGCCTCCTCGGTGTGGAAGTTTTGAGCACCGTCTAAATACAAGTTCTTCATGTGGCTCGCGCTTCAAAGTAGGCTTTGGACTAATGACCGCTTCGAGAAGAGGGGTTGGCCTAATTGTCGGGATTGTCCTCTTTGCAAACGAGCTTTAGAATCCGTTGATCATCTTCTTGTCAATTACCGTTACACCATTCGTCTTTGGGGCCTCTTAAACGATTGGCTTGGCATTCAATCTCTTGACCTCAATCTTTGGCCGGCCTCCATTCTTCATCCTTGGTGGGGCAAGATGACGAAGCGCAAGGGCATCGCTTATTTAACCTTCCTTGTGCCATGATAGCTTTGGAACGAAAGAAACGCTCGGGTTTTCAAAAACAAGCATGTGCCACCCTCGGTGCTTTTCCATAAGATTAAGTTAGAGGCTAAATTTTGGATTTTGGCGGGTGATAAATGTATGAACaatttgatgccgcgagagtaggtcCCTTTGTTTCAAGGGTGTAACCGGGTGCTATGTAAAACTATTTCTACTTCTTCTTAACGAATGGAATAGGGCAAATCTTTTGCCCTCTTTTCAAAAAAAGAGTTGTAGGCCTTGTTGTGATACAGAATCCGCCTCCTCACCATAACAATCAGCACCATCACAGCTGTCATCATCCATCTTGTTGTAATACCAAATCCTAGTCTGGTTTGCAAATGTACTCATTTGATCTATCGTACTTCGTTTATATTTATGATGATGTTATTCGCTCCATGAGTCAATAGTTCCATTTGTTCTTCTGAAGATGGAGTAACCCTAGCACTTATATGATTTTAAATTAAGATTTAAGATCGTTTATTAGTAACATGTGTAAGTGACGGTGGAGGAGGGGGATGTCGACAACCTGGCGAGCAGGAGCGGCGGGATAGACCAGGAGGATAAGTCGACGGAGCAGAGAGCCATTCTAGAGTCTTACAAGAATCAGAAAGAAGCAGTAGGACAACGCTCACGCCCGCGACAAGGCCTTCGAGGAGCAGTGGTGGCACACTGTTGGGATGTTCGTCGAACGGGCGCCCGTTGAGAAGGGGGCTCACCGCCTCATGGCGTACGAGTGGCAGTGGCTCGACGAGTAGGCGTGCGGACGTAGGGCTTGCGCCAACGATGCAGGAGGAGCGGCGGGAGCAGGAGAACCGGATAAGGGAGGGTGGGGACGACGGAGCGGGCCATCGAGCCCTCAGTGGATGGCGAGTAGGATAGGGTCTAGTCGTAGAAGTTTTCATTCAACTTGTAATATGTAAAGAAAATTTAAATGAAAACTTTTAATTTCATCATATTCTTCTGAGAACGAGCGTACCAAACAACGACACCACCATGCAACGTCTTTCATTCAATTGATCCGGCATGTTTATCAAATGCCATTTATGGAATGTGACTGAAGAAAGCATCTCGAtcggtgtctggtggccccaacgcaCAGGAGCCCCGCCCAATGTCGAACGGTTCAGCAAGTTAAAAGGTCCAGGcaaataagagcaagtacaatctagtcagctgactagaatgattaaaataatatatttgtgtttagTTGGAGgatgagagaagaggagagagaaggtaagTGGACTTTGAtgtaagagctagctctagcacgtgcttctaggcaAGTTGTGTCAATGAAAGGTGGGTTATCCACTGAGAAAGTAgtgcattcttatagccaaccatTATATTTGTTGGCTACAAGTTAACTATATATGACATGATATTTTACTTATAGCCAATAACCGACTAACTATTAGAGTTGCTCTAAAGAAGCAACTAACGCTAGCTGACACCTAGTCCACTCGATTCATCTGATCACCGCTAACTTGATGCAACTTTTTATTGCCCCGAAATCAACGCCTCCATAGCCGCAGTATTATCGCTTGAAGCTCGTTGTGGTGTCACTAATGGAGAACGAGGCTCCTATGGAGACCAAATCGCTCTCTATTTGCAAATTTCTACAGGTGCACTTAGGTACAATCGTTTCCCACCGGAGATTCTCCTtgacgtttttttttctttctgtcATGAACCACAGATTACAATCTCGCTTATCCACTCATTGACACAACAAATCCTCAAATTTTCTAGACCATCATTCGTAGAGGGAAATTAATGATCTGGAGTTCAAGAGTTCAACATAGCCAATCGTTCGGATTAAGAAAATCGGAGATTATCGCCTATTCAACTTTTTCATGTAAGCGGCCCTATACTTCTATTTGATTTCATTATCTCGTTCTTCTGTGTAGTACCAAATTTCTAAatattatttgtttttcttttaggAGCTTTTTAACATCCCATGCCGTCAAGTTTGCCATTTTATTCTTTTGGTCTGTGTAAAATTAGCGTTTCTTAGCTATACCAACGACACTACTACTTCCAGTTTATGTGGTAAAATGCTATATACTACCTCCGATCGTGTTTAATCGACACTGGGTGTAGCTAAGCGAACATGTAGCTAGGTCGTATCGGCGTCAATTAAACATGAACGAAGGGAGTAAaatgtcactagtagaaaatagaCCTTTCGTC includes:
- the LOC124690841 gene encoding agamous-like MADS-box protein AGL62 gives rise to the protein MAPRRPRGTGRKKIEIRPIESEAARQVCFSKRRTGLFKKVSELSTLCGAEVAAVVFSPGGKVFSIGHPSVDSVLDRFRTSYSSEAQTVAAVDGGAGDRNPAQAELNQKLDELQAQLAAIKARNKAIDEFLDKARAEGCQAAAWLEQANDVSQMKEEDRAAFAAALAKLRADVAVRCDQVLRDVLPVGRTVGGGGEFELGGTSASGGMEMTQHQLMMELVQQQGKQQQQMMMEMPPPPQTGFVDAGMEQQHQMMMGMLPPPPVLGFDTGMETVNQGFGPHGFPQRGHDEIEPDTSRT